From Halotia branconii CENA392, the proteins below share one genomic window:
- a CDS encoding GNAT family N-acetyltransferase, with product MALLETFDNYLIEPLGKHDRAAFSCGIEILDRYLKQQARQDARKRVAAPFVLVEKNSGIIAGYYTLSSTSIKFEELPIELSKNLPKYPIVPATLLGRLAVDQNHRKKGLGEILLMDALYRSLKSEIATIAVVVDAKDDAACSFYEHYNFIGFPNFSHWLFIMIETVAKMFT from the coding sequence GTGGCGTTACTTGAGACTTTTGATAATTATTTAATAGAGCCGCTAGGCAAGCATGATCGGGCGGCTTTTTCTTGTGGTATTGAAATCTTAGATCGTTATCTAAAACAGCAAGCTAGACAAGATGCCCGTAAACGCGTAGCTGCTCCCTTTGTTTTAGTAGAAAAAAATTCTGGTATCATTGCTGGTTATTACACACTTTCATCAACAAGTATTAAATTTGAAGAGTTACCAATAGAGTTAAGTAAAAATTTGCCAAAATATCCTATTGTTCCTGCAACTCTTTTAGGTAGATTAGCAGTTGATCAAAATCACCGAAAAAAAGGGTTAGGAGAGATACTATTAATGGATGCACTCTATCGCAGCCTAAAAAGTGAAATAGCTACTATAGCTGTAGTAGTCGATGCCAAAGATGATGCAGCTTGCTCTTTCTACGAGCATTATAATTTTATTGGTTTTCCTAATTTTTCTCATTGGTTATTTATTATGATAGAGACAGTTGCCAAAATGTTTACATAA
- a CDS encoding DUF1778 domain-containing protein, whose product MINIEAIMADTVAKSSQEKSKQSKAERLEARISKEQKELFQRAAKIQGRTLTDFVISSLLNAANQVIQENEMMILSRKDQEVFVEALLNPPEPSAKLKAAAQRYKQNMGV is encoded by the coding sequence ATGATTAATATAGAGGCTATTATGGCTGACACGGTGGCTAAAAGCAGCCAAGAAAAATCCAAGCAATCTAAAGCTGAACGTTTGGAAGCACGGATCAGTAAAGAGCAAAAAGAATTGTTTCAACGTGCAGCAAAAATTCAGGGTAGAACTTTAACAGATTTCGTAATTAGTAGCCTTCTCAATGCTGCTAACCAAGTTATCCAGGAAAATGAAATGATGATCTTAAGCAGAAAAGACCAAGAAGTTTTTGTGGAAGCACTCCTCAATCCACCAGAACCAAGTGCAAAATTAAAAGCTGCTGCTCAACGCTATAAACAAAATATGGGTGTTTAA